TTTATAAAAGGGAAAAAGCGAATTCTCTTTGAGGCTTCTTATACATCCACGGGTAAAATGACTATTTTTATGGCTTTGCCATATCGAGAGGATGAACGGAAGCTGCGAGCGATCTTGGAGGAGGAAGCGAAAAAATTGATAGGAATGCCTCTAGTCATACGCTAAGAGTGGCCTAGGCATCGCATTGAAAATCGGCAGATGGATTCCGCTCTATTCCGGGTTTATGTCCGTGATGTGTAGCGGGATCATCTTGCCGAAATAAATCGTCACCTAGAGGGATTACTATTCAGGGAGGTTAAGATGGGCAACCAAACATACGGATTGAATATTTTTCTCTTTTCTTTTACTCGTTTCATTACAGAATTAGGTAGCGGTGTATACAAATTTGCTCTCGCCCTGTACATTGCGGATGTGACGGGTTCTTCCGCTGCATTTGCAACTGTTTTGGGCTTTTCATACTTACCAGGAGTGCTAATTAATATTTTTGCTGGCGCCTATATTGATAGACACAATAAGAAAACAATCATGGTCGTCACTGAGCTACTAAGCGGTGCGCTCGTTCTCTTGTTTTTACTATTTTTCCTCCAGTTTCCCACGAATCTATGGCTGTTTGTCGGATACGCCTTCGTGATCAGTACCATTCAGGCTTTTACGTATCTCTCTTTGCAGGCATCCATTCCTGAGCTGGTAGATGAGGACAGAGTAGGAAGCATGAACTCTATTTACCAAGCAATCAGCGCCATTCTCAATGTAGCGGGTCCTTTGGTAGGGGCGATTGCCTATCGTTTAATGGGGATGGAAATGATCTTGCTGATCGATGGCCTTTCTTTTATCGGAGCAGGTATCTTGCAGATGTTCCTTCGTTTTCGCAAGGCCGAGGCAGCACAGGAGACAACGCAAAGCTATACAGAAACAATCAAGGAAGTCTTCCAATATATCCGAGAACAGGTTGTCATCAAGTACTTGTTCCTGATTTTCCTGGTGCTCAATTTTATTTTCCCTCCGCTCATGTATGTGGGGCTGCTGCATATTGCCTATCGAGTCGAACAAGTATCGATGGAGCAATTCTCCTTTATTCAGTCCTCCTGGTTTATCGGGATCATTATCGGAGCGGCTATTGTCTCTATGAAAAGGGTGAGCAAATACGTTGAGAATAAAATCTTCCTCTTGATTCAAGTGCAAGGGATTCTCTTGATGACGTGGGTATTTCCGATTTTTGTTCCGGAAACGAGTAACGCCTCGTGGATCATTACGGGCGTGTTTGTCGGGATTTTAATGGTCTCCGCAATCTTCAACTCCATGGGGAACATCCCGATGTTTACCTTTGTTCAATTGAACACGCCTGAGCATTTGCGTGCCAGCATGTTTGGTGTGGTCGGTACTTTTACCGGAGTGGCCGTACCGTTTGGGATCTGGTTGTATGGTATTTTACTCGAGGCCGTTTATTGGCCCTATCTCTTGTTGGTCTCAGGTGCCATCATTTTCGTGATCGCCTTGATCGCTCATCTGAACAAGCAAGTGAGTCAATACTTTAAGAAAAAAGAAGAACCCGTGGTTGCAGACAAGTCTGCTTGAGCAAGTTCACGATAACGAGAGAGAGAATAGGATGTCAGTTTCAATCAAAAAGACAATGACAAAACTACTGGAGGACTCTACGTGTAGAGTATGCACTATGTCGTTTTGACCGTTGTACTGATGTTCATCACGTCATTCACCTTGTCGACAGCTCGGAAGTGAAGCAAAAGGTCGATGTCCCATTGGATGTGTTGGAAAACTACAAGCAAGGGGGCTCGGCGCTGTTGAACCAGCGTTGTGCCCTCTAACCACTTCATAGAGCCGAATAGCATGATGACAGGTGAGTCGACCAAGGATGAAACACAACAATTTTTTGCAACAAAATATTGGATGATTGCCATGTTGCTTGGTCACACTAAGGTGGGAGGTGTAACCATGGAACAAACCATTCAGGTCAATGGTGAGGATTATCATTTCGAGTCAACATACGATGGGGATTCACAGTATAATGTTCAAGTACGATGTGGCAAGAAAGTGGTATCGAGCTTCAAAATCTCAGCCGGATCGGAAAGTGAAGTGTTTGAGGCAGCCCGTGCTCATTTCAGTGCGGATAAGGAATTGGGCAATCTAAATGGATAGAGACTGGTCTCGGAACGCAGCTTGCGAATGCAGGGCTGCGGTTTTTTTCTTGCGCAAAGGGAAATCTCATGATAAGGTTATTTTGTTTCCGCGGAAACAAAAATCGAAATAGATGAGGAGCTGATGCTGCATTGGACCCTAAAAAGAAAATTTGGAATCGATGGATCACCTTTCTACATAAACAGGAGGAGCGCAGCAAGCTACGTGAAGAAATGCTATTGCGTCAGATCAAAATCAGCGTGCCTGATTATGATAAAGTTGGAAGGTTATCCGTAACAGAGCTCCACGTCCTTCAAGAGGTAGGGGGAAAAGATCGAGTCAATGTTACGACAATTGCACAGCATATTGGGGTAACAAAGAGTGCGATATCCAAAATAACAGTCAAACTTTTGAAGAAGGGATTACTGGAGCGCTATCAGCTCGAAGACAATCAGAAGGAGGTTTTTTTCAGGCTGACATCAGTAGGAGAAATGGTAAACGAGATTCACGAACACTACCATCAACGCCTGGAAAATGACATGTACCGATTCTTGGATAGGTATACCCCTGCTGAATTGGCATTTTTGGATGAGGTCATAAGAGAAGCAACAGAAGATTAGGGGAAACATTCAACTGGTGTTCATTATTTTTTTTACGAAAATTGTTTCCAAGGACACAATATGAACGAGACAAGAGGAGAGCAATCATGAATCCAAAAAAAGTACTGTACCTACTTGGGATAACGCTAATGCTAGGTATGTTCGCGCAAAATTTGTTCATGCCTATTTTACCAGCCATGCAAAAAGAGTTTCAGACGAGTGTAACCATGATTAACTGGACCGTTTCAATCTTTACCGTCATGCTCGCGATTATGCAAATCATCTACGGACCATTTATTGATCGGTTCGGGCGAAAACGTGTCATGATACCTGCCCTGATCCTATATACGATCGCGTCAATCGGATGCTATCTAGTCGATTCTATTGATGGGCTATTATTTTTCCGGGCTTTACAAGGGGCGGGGTTTGCTGCTATTCCGATCGTAGCCGCAACGATCATCGGAGACTTATTTACAGGAATTCAACGTGCATCTGCGATGGGTACTTATCAGATGCTGCTTGCACTCAGTCCGGCACTTGGTCCACTGTTAGGTGGCTGGATTGGCGGCATCGGTGGACATTCTGCAGTCTTTTTGTTTTTGGCGATCTGCGCAGTCTTTCTCGTCGGAATCAATGCTACATGGTTACCCGAAACGAAAAGGACCCAAGCTACATCATCAGGCGGTTTTACATTAGGGTCTTTCCGTAAGATTTTGCTCCACCCAGTCGGTGCATCTGTCATTTTGATCGGTTTTAGCCAAATGTACGCCTATTATTGCTTTCTGCTGTTTCTCCCTGTTCAATTGACGAACAACTACGTAGTCTCTGTTGAAATAATCGGATTGGTTTTCTTGCTCGTGTCAGTCGTCTTTATTATCAGTAGCAAGTTGTCTGCTGTATTGCAAAATCGATGGGGAGCACGTAAAACATTACTGGTGACGACCGGTGCAAATGCTTTGGCAATGTTTCTTTTTATGACTGGGGCTGATGTTTCTTTTCTCCTGCTTATGATAACAAGTACGCTGTTTGCCTTAACCTTGGGGGTAGGTATGCCTGCACATACGATTTTGCTATCCGAAGTATTTGAAGCAGAGCGTGCAACGTCCATTGGTGTGTACAATTTCATCCGCTATACGGGGATGGCTGCAGGTCCGGTTGTAGGTGCGATCCTGTTAGAATGGGGAGGGGTTTGGCTTGAATTTGGTATGGCCGGTATCCTCATTGCTCTGACGACCATATTTGCACGACAAAAGGTGAAAAGAACCGCAGTGAACATGCAAGAGGAGTTCTAATGTTCGGACAGACTTTTCATGTTGGGCTAAATATGCTACAACAGGGATGAAACAATGGAGCGGGAGGAGCAATCAAAAGATGCAGCATCAAGAAGAACGGGACCCAAGGGCACTGATTGCAAGTTTTACTAACAATCCGTCCAGCATCCAGTCACTATCCGAAGGCGAATGCCTGACATTCCTGCAAATGCTTGAACAGCACCGCCAAGAACATCCGGGCGAAGAGCTTGATTTGACGGAAGCGATGGTACTGGCGCGGATGTCTGCTTTGCGGATGCACAAGACAGGAGGCCATACACTAGCTGCTGAATGGGTAGATCGTGCCCTTCAACTAGCCCCTAATTATCGCTACGCTGGAGAGGTTAAGCTCGAGCTGTACTTTTCACAGTTGCGATCCCATGCCTTTCTCACTGAATTCAAGTCTGTGCGTGAAACGGATAACGTCGTCATGCGCAGGAGAACAGTTGAGGTGCTGGAAGAGCAGGCAACCAATGAGCTGGCTGAAATCACGAAATGGCGCTCTCTTGCGGAAGAGACGCAACAGGCAGCGCAAAAGTGGAATGATTCG
The window above is part of the Brevibacillus antibioticus genome. Proteins encoded here:
- a CDS encoding MarR family transcriptional regulator, giving the protein MDPKKKIWNRWITFLHKQEERSKLREEMLLRQIKISVPDYDKVGRLSVTELHVLQEVGGKDRVNVTTIAQHIGVTKSAISKITVKLLKKGLLERYQLEDNQKEVFFRLTSVGEMVNEIHEHYHQRLENDMYRFLDRYTPAELAFLDEVIREATED
- a CDS encoding MFS transporter → MNPKKVLYLLGITLMLGMFAQNLFMPILPAMQKEFQTSVTMINWTVSIFTVMLAIMQIIYGPFIDRFGRKRVMIPALILYTIASIGCYLVDSIDGLLFFRALQGAGFAAIPIVAATIIGDLFTGIQRASAMGTYQMLLALSPALGPLLGGWIGGIGGHSAVFLFLAICAVFLVGINATWLPETKRTQATSSGGFTLGSFRKILLHPVGASVILIGFSQMYAYYCFLLFLPVQLTNNYVVSVEIIGLVFLLVSVVFIISSKLSAVLQNRWGARKTLLVTTGANALAMFLFMTGADVSFLLLMITSTLFALTLGVGMPAHTILLSEVFEAERATSIGVYNFIRYTGMAAGPVVGAILLEWGGVWLEFGMAGILIALTTIFARQKVKRTAVNMQEEF
- a CDS encoding MFS transporter is translated as MGNQTYGLNIFLFSFTRFITELGSGVYKFALALYIADVTGSSAAFATVLGFSYLPGVLINIFAGAYIDRHNKKTIMVVTELLSGALVLLFLLFFLQFPTNLWLFVGYAFVISTIQAFTYLSLQASIPELVDEDRVGSMNSIYQAISAILNVAGPLVGAIAYRLMGMEMILLIDGLSFIGAGILQMFLRFRKAEAAQETTQSYTETIKEVFQYIREQVVIKYLFLIFLVLNFIFPPLMYVGLLHIAYRVEQVSMEQFSFIQSSWFIGIIIGAAIVSMKRVSKYVENKIFLLIQVQGILLMTWVFPIFVPETSNASWIITGVFVGILMVSAIFNSMGNIPMFTFVQLNTPEHLRASMFGVVGTFTGVAVPFGIWLYGILLEAVYWPYLLLVSGAIIFVIALIAHLNKQVSQYFKKKEEPVVADKSA